Proteins encoded within one genomic window of Flavobacterium oreochromis:
- a CDS encoding class I tRNA ligase family protein, protein MLTYHAVQYFKRKKFFLLPASPTPNGRMHLGHIAGPYLKMDVLKRKIQRGGGTALLVSGSDVYESHMESKALQLGISTDEACNKFHKLILKDFEALDIEFDFFINPLDDEFRESFATREKELLQNLVDSGKVIKKDEIFIFDSVQKKYLAGCWIKGNCPNCKATTSSYLCENCGMHYRPIDIFDQKNYPDANLYDAASLYLKLDFENLLELINKVNNGSFTELFKQYIQIQGPYIRLTTPQETGIEWPVNDSEKQVIFSYTANLLAYVFFADICKEKMKLKEHPLAKDSAYTSIVSFGVDTVLPFTAGLMGIGETLDHYKSFDYYISNYLYHLNGEKFSTSRGNVIWGNDIVSISGIQPDVVRYYLTKQNPEKETKNFDINDFIDLVNTELCGKHNKAIKEAIVSSSNSPHVLCQDLFNNLQEMLVQQNNYIEPPEFAFSKLLLPVELWVSSYLKMSKEAKKNNSYWWLKGYALLVYPVMPNISKKLWRSLCFENEINFENFFIGNQLQENIAPDVYFREISYEILEKCLPGKLQDLTN, encoded by the coding sequence ATTTTAACATATCATGCAGTTCAATATTTCAAAAGAAAAAAATTCTTTCTGTTACCAGCAAGCCCAACTCCAAATGGTAGAATGCATTTAGGACATATTGCAGGACCTTATTTAAAAATGGATGTGCTAAAGCGAAAAATTCAAAGAGGAGGTGGTACAGCGCTACTCGTTTCCGGTTCGGATGTTTATGAATCACATATGGAGTCGAAGGCCTTACAGTTAGGTATTTCTACCGATGAAGCCTGTAATAAATTTCATAAACTAATCTTGAAAGATTTTGAAGCACTGGATATAGAATTCGATTTTTTTATCAACCCGTTAGATGATGAATTTCGGGAAAGTTTTGCAACACGAGAAAAAGAGCTCTTACAAAACCTCGTAGATTCGGGTAAGGTCATTAAAAAAGACGAAATCTTTATCTTCGATTCTGTTCAAAAAAAATACCTTGCAGGATGTTGGATAAAAGGAAATTGCCCTAATTGCAAAGCGACTACAAGTAGTTACTTATGCGAAAATTGCGGCATGCATTATCGACCCATAGATATTTTTGATCAAAAAAATTATCCAGATGCTAACCTTTATGATGCAGCTTCGCTTTATTTAAAATTGGATTTCGAAAATTTGTTGGAACTTATCAATAAGGTAAATAACGGCTCTTTTACTGAATTATTTAAACAATATATTCAAATTCAGGGACCTTACATTCGGCTTACCACTCCACAGGAAACTGGAATAGAATGGCCCGTAAACGATTCTGAGAAACAGGTTATCTTTAGCTATACAGCTAACTTGCTGGCTTATGTTTTTTTTGCTGATATCTGTAAAGAAAAAATGAAATTAAAAGAACATCCTTTGGCAAAAGACTCTGCCTACACTTCTATTGTTAGTTTTGGTGTAGATACTGTTTTACCGTTTACAGCAGGTTTGATGGGTATTGGCGAAACGCTTGACCATTACAAATCCTTCGACTATTATATTTCGAACTACCTTTACCATCTGAATGGGGAAAAATTTTCTACCAGTAGAGGAAATGTGATTTGGGGCAACGATATTGTTTCCATTTCGGGAATTCAGCCAGATGTTGTACGGTATTACTTAACAAAACAAAATCCAGAAAAAGAAACGAAAAATTTTGACATTAATGATTTTATCGATCTAGTAAATACGGAATTGTGCGGTAAACATAATAAAGCCATTAAAGAAGCAATAGTATCTTCCAGCAATAGTCCTCATGTTTTATGTCAGGATTTGTTTAATAACTTACAAGAAATGCTTGTTCAACAAAACAACTACATAGAACCTCCTGAGTTTGCTTTTTCCAAATTGTTGCTGCCTGTTGAACTTTGGGTTAGTTCTTATCTAAAAATGTCCAAAGAAGCAAAGAAAAATAATTCATATTGGTGGCTTAAAGGATATGCTTTATTAGTTTATCCTGTTATGCCAAATATTTCTAAAAAACTTTGGAGAAGTCTATGTTTTGAAAATGAAATTAACTTCGAAAATTTCTTCATTGGTAATCAGTTACAAGAAAACATAGCTCCCGATGTTTATTTTAGAGAAATAAGCTATGAAATTCTTGAAAAATGCCTGCCTGGAAAATTACAAGATTTAACAAATTAA
- a CDS encoding C45 family autoproteolytic acyltransferase/hydolase, with protein sequence MKEIQLSGTYYEMGKQHGSFLKEDIHRFLEDGYFQINRLCNKPINGKNVKAYTEVYQQSIQRYLPEIYEEIKGLSEGAGITLEDAILLQIRREIIGSNAFTLAGDCSSIGIHRPNNLLAGQTIDLNGDMTSLGQVFKLKPFGKDKPEILQYSFSGLLGYMGMNNFGLSVCINLVVSNGWQAGIPPYLLVRKFLECKQIDECLDCIKSLPIASSRSFIIQDKHKQIILEITPSKYRVIESDILLHTNHYLHEDLQKDDVVNIFSKNSSRKRLEVLQAQIAEKQELEDIKTMFRDHSVYPVGTCAHNESNFNWSETVAAVIMQPKEGIFHALKGKPCKENYSVFKF encoded by the coding sequence ATGAAAGAAATACAGTTAAGCGGTACTTATTATGAAATGGGGAAGCAACATGGTTCTTTCCTAAAAGAGGATATTCATCGCTTTTTGGAAGATGGTTATTTTCAAATTAATAGGTTATGCAATAAACCGATTAATGGAAAAAATGTAAAAGCATATACAGAGGTGTATCAGCAATCTATTCAAAGGTATTTACCGGAAATTTATGAAGAAATAAAAGGACTTTCTGAAGGAGCTGGAATTACGCTGGAGGATGCAATTTTGCTTCAAATCAGGAGAGAAATAATAGGATCTAATGCATTTACTCTGGCTGGAGATTGTAGCTCAATAGGAATACATCGGCCTAATAATTTACTAGCCGGCCAAACCATTGACCTGAATGGAGACATGACATCATTAGGACAGGTATTTAAATTGAAGCCTTTCGGTAAGGATAAGCCTGAAATATTGCAATATTCTTTTTCAGGATTATTAGGTTATATGGGAATGAATAACTTTGGATTAAGCGTATGCATCAACCTAGTCGTTTCAAATGGATGGCAGGCAGGTATACCACCTTATCTTTTAGTAAGAAAATTTTTAGAATGTAAACAGATCGACGAGTGTCTCGATTGTATCAAAAGTTTACCCATAGCAAGTTCGAGGAGTTTTATCATTCAGGACAAACACAAGCAAATAATCTTGGAAATAACGCCTAGTAAGTATCGTGTTATCGAGTCGGATATATTGCTACACACTAATCATTACTTGCATGAAGATCTTCAAAAAGACGATGTGGTTAATATTTTCAGTAAAAACTCTTCTAGAAAAAGGTTAGAAGTATTGCAGGCACAGATTGCCGAAAAGCAGGAATTGGAAGATATTAAAACGATGTTTCGGGATCACTCGGTATATCCGGTTGGTACTTGCGCCCATAACGAATCTAATTTTAATTGGTCTGAAACAGTTGCCGCAGTAATCATGCAACCCAAAGAAGGAATATTTCATGCACTAAAGGGTAAACCTTGTAAAGAGAATTATTCAGTATTTAAATTTTAA
- a CDS encoding GNAT family N-acetyltransferase: MVSAIETLFNPDFIIENELIKLRIVSPGDLSQLEEIASDPSIWKYYTVELYTEEDLKLYVQKCLADFSTKSLVPFVIIDKQINKIVGMSAYGNISVPDRRIEIGWSWIGSSFQGTGVNGSYKKLLLKFAFEYLDFLRVEFKTDVLNGKARKALLKIGATEEGILRSHTLMHHDRRRDTIYYSILKEEWLKQSN; encoded by the coding sequence ATGGTATCAGCAATAGAGACTTTATTCAATCCGGATTTTATCATTGAGAATGAGCTAATCAAACTAAGAATTGTTTCACCCGGTGATTTATCGCAACTGGAAGAAATAGCATCCGACCCGTCGATTTGGAAATACTACACAGTAGAACTTTATACAGAAGAAGACTTGAAGTTGTACGTACAAAAATGTTTGGCAGATTTTTCAACAAAAAGCCTGGTACCTTTTGTTATTATCGACAAACAAATTAATAAAATAGTGGGTATGTCTGCTTATGGAAATATTTCGGTTCCAGATAGAAGAATTGAGATAGGCTGGAGCTGGATAGGAAGTTCTTTTCAGGGTACAGGCGTGAATGGCAGCTACAAAAAATTATTATTAAAGTTTGCTTTTGAATACTTGGACTTTTTAAGGGTGGAATTTAAAACAGATGTTTTGAACGGGAAAGCCAGAAAGGCTTTGTTAAAAATAGGAGCTACAGAAGAAGGAATATTGAGATCGCATACTTTAATGCATCATGATCGGAGAAGAGATACCATATATTACTCCATACTAAAAGAAGAATGGCTAAAACAGAGTAACTGA
- a CDS encoding AMP-binding protein — translation MIDEIESNKEGKIISFYKDKRIEISFEELYPKIRHVVSFLCQKGYNATTTIGILGRNNLEWVIMDFACIYCGIKLVPLEPNTDVNYLQEYGFNLNCILVDKYYMDKLDKLNLSNLECICMNDLIDSKITPIEIKQKRHQYASEEVISYKMTSGSTGKPKIIGHAVEGIENTINGVQNLFKHNHQERLLIFLPLNLLQQRYWLYSAVFFRFTIIIVPKEYLFVSLKTEKPTVLMGVPYIYELLYRDFTSILQKNIEIKRAYRQFIESDAATRGIFLPFMDYLGGHINYLWTGSSPIPKEVLQFYFSMNIPLYQGYGMNETCIIAKNYPDNNKIGSVGKIFPNIELRFDENDQILIKNKYPICRSYFVAPVEDQNNTFLKDGYIATGDQGYMDEEGYLFITNRVKEMIALSSSKKIMPRSIEEKIGVDPQVKFCIVYGDNRPYLTALIIPHSEDVTYSEIEPLVKRYNTTCHPEEYIYKFFVTHDDFTEENDLISNQNKIKRKNIYEKYKTQFEELYDV, via the coding sequence TTGATCGATGAAATCGAATCAAATAAAGAAGGTAAAATAATTTCCTTTTATAAAGACAAACGTATTGAGATTAGTTTTGAGGAACTATATCCCAAGATCAGACACGTTGTATCATTCTTGTGTCAAAAAGGGTACAATGCAACCACAACCATTGGGATACTCGGGAGAAATAATTTAGAATGGGTTATTATGGATTTCGCTTGTATTTACTGTGGGATTAAACTTGTACCGTTAGAACCCAATACAGACGTGAATTATCTGCAAGAATACGGTTTTAACTTAAACTGTATTCTGGTCGATAAATACTACATGGACAAGCTTGACAAGCTAAATCTGTCAAACTTGGAATGTATTTGTATGAACGACCTTATCGATAGCAAAATAACTCCAATAGAGATTAAGCAAAAAAGACATCAGTACGCATCTGAAGAAGTAATATCGTATAAAATGACTTCGGGTAGCACAGGAAAACCAAAAATCATAGGACATGCTGTAGAAGGGATTGAAAATACGATAAACGGAGTACAGAATCTCTTTAAACACAATCATCAGGAGCGATTACTCATATTTCTTCCACTTAATTTATTGCAACAAAGGTATTGGCTCTATTCTGCTGTATTTTTCAGGTTTACCATTATTATTGTACCTAAAGAGTATTTATTTGTTTCGCTTAAAACAGAAAAACCCACCGTGCTGATGGGGGTGCCCTATATCTACGAGCTATTGTACCGGGATTTTACATCAATACTGCAAAAAAATATTGAAATAAAACGGGCATACCGGCAATTTATAGAATCGGATGCAGCTACTAGAGGCATTTTTTTACCTTTTATGGACTATCTAGGCGGTCATATTAATTATTTATGGACAGGTTCTTCTCCCATTCCGAAAGAGGTACTTCAATTCTATTTTTCAATGAATATTCCATTATACCAAGGATATGGGATGAATGAAACATGTATTATTGCTAAAAACTATCCTGATAATAATAAAATAGGTAGTGTAGGTAAGATATTTCCGAATATTGAACTGCGTTTTGATGAAAACGATCAAATTCTTATTAAAAATAAATACCCGATATGCCGCAGTTATTTTGTAGCACCTGTAGAAGATCAAAATAATACCTTTTTAAAAGATGGTTATATAGCCACCGGCGATCAGGGCTATATGGATGAAGAAGGCTATTTATTTATCACTAACAGGGTAAAAGAAATGATTGCTTTATCTAGTTCTAAGAAAATTATGCCACGTAGTATCGAAGAAAAAATAGGTGTTGATCCACAAGTCAAGTTTTGCATTGTATATGGAGATAATCGGCCTTATTTAACTGCTCTGATTATACCGCATTCAGAAGACGTAACTTATTCAGAAATAGAACCATTGGTTAAAAGATATAATACCACTTGTCATCCTGAAGAGTATATTTATAAATTTTTTGTAACACATGATGATTTTACGGAAGAAAATGATCTTATATCCAATCAAAACAAAATCAAACGTAAAAATATTTATGAAAAATACAAAACCCAATTTGAAGAACTGTATGATGTGTAG
- a CDS encoding thioester reductase domain-containing protein — MKEQTISSRLTTVCKKYKDKIAVKTDTAAISYSQLDTLSDQLAKNIFANTGQSNIVATLLAPSLEYILSITGINKSGNAFLPIDTAHPLNKIEEQLHFSKPSVILVSKEWTHLIENISEDILVLRIELDANTLHISKKVVGDWVELEKPTNEVLEIEMDKKSNSYVLYTSGSTGKPKAILGRNDSLCHFIEWQIDEFKLSEVKGALLTNLGFDVSLRDIFTPLLSGGELIIPSRSVREDIFYILDLIKTEKIELLHVVPSMLKVFTQQDAAYFASIKFVFTAGEALFWKDVYQWKEKINSTALITNLYGPSETTLAKFFYTITEPIEKNWEQIVPLGKPLPDTQVYIYANNQICKEGETGEIMISTDYRSNGYLFNDELNNEKFVTIKIEEKTVNVYATGDLGFLKNGYLHFAGRKDRQVKIYGNRVELLEVETVLAGIKEIEECAVLFIENADNQILIAFYTAKSGLQEETVTNYLKSFLPNYMIPHSIVYIHEIPLNTNGKKDYRKLLEIYNQKNHKSAVSTDSQTDLKNKVYAIIQKYAFVTTIKEDDTFMKLGVSSLKSIQILSNFYKEFKVKIPLVFILNNKIKDIVNFISDSLSTNTTVEVEDKKEDYSFLVSPNQRQMLIATMYSKESNLAYNVLLAFRIKGNLDEVKLTNYVNHLVQSNEIFRTTYTYSNNSFQQKILPKEGKYQVYEKIEINETNIEDYLKEELNTEFELFNDSLPLKISLLQVGQNDFVLVFKTHHVTVDIQALAQIKNDFMNYYHNGVMKTTNPTLEYIHFTQHYNHLLNSQVASKTKDFWKGKFMNKFNFELPSDFKRMNARDFGGKNVSLDLGESLSKKILAFNKENSVSLFMLYSSTLSLFFRNYSKSNEIIFGIPMTLRDMGETYNDTVGFFVNTLPVKFIIDENKQFKEYLQDRINDLLDYYENKFYPFSQIVEDINYRHELNRNPVFNYMVVGIESESYSKNEKDETDLEIEALESNDYTTKFDLTFMVIRHDDTISLKMEYDVSLYKEETAVFFLEQIKNAMAQAVENSNLSINDIKFDHREFAHSALRSEMPAVTVPAEVKTIIQTAMSSIETLLYLIWKKILEHGDIEITQDFFEVGGTSIKAISIITQINEEFKTKFTLVDFYLHPTIKEFAELLNTKGQSNKDYQLDLEKEAIFTKTYDFPTQEFVATKAPNILLTGATGYVGCYLIRELFNYDLGKLYCLVRCDSEKEGFVRLKQNLAGKGLWQDSYENRIVIVKGDISQPRLGIDSAIYEELSNDVNLVLHNATFMNHVLHYDVLKRANVNGMEEIFQFCLNKKKKKLHYVSTTSVFNMLTYNKEVIVDESSSIANEKHYNSLGYKASKWVAERLVEKAVEKFDIPIVTHRVGLVLWDSENKTHDGSNQWLKQYLESCAILGIYPDYDRVKYLTISVNVLVKNMCYFLNKDYISGIDKYTVLHHFTKQQSPKDLVIDYYGEDIDKLTCVDEEEWLNTARKEVLPISWRLPFFDIDQDDIVDLGDKVRIILNEKTLELLKREDIILQEN, encoded by the coding sequence ATGAAAGAACAAACAATCAGTTCGCGTTTAACAACAGTCTGCAAGAAGTATAAGGATAAAATTGCAGTAAAAACAGATACTGCTGCTATAAGTTATAGTCAACTAGATACTTTGTCAGACCAGCTTGCAAAAAATATTTTTGCGAATACCGGACAATCCAATATAGTTGCAACGTTATTAGCTCCTAGCTTAGAGTACATACTTTCGATCACAGGAATCAATAAAAGTGGTAACGCTTTCTTGCCAATTGATACCGCTCATCCATTAAATAAAATAGAAGAACAACTTCATTTTTCAAAGCCTTCAGTTATTCTTGTAAGTAAGGAGTGGACTCACTTAATAGAAAATATAAGTGAAGATATACTCGTACTCCGGATAGAGTTGGACGCAAACACACTTCATATTTCAAAAAAAGTAGTTGGAGATTGGGTCGAGCTCGAAAAGCCTACTAACGAGGTATTAGAGATCGAAATGGACAAAAAATCAAATTCCTATGTTTTATATACTTCCGGTAGTACAGGAAAACCAAAAGCAATTTTGGGAAGGAATGATTCTCTTTGTCACTTCATTGAATGGCAAATAGATGAGTTCAAACTAAGCGAAGTAAAGGGGGCTTTGCTTACTAATTTAGGTTTTGATGTCAGTTTAAGAGATATTTTTACACCACTACTTTCAGGAGGAGAATTAATTATTCCGTCTCGCAGTGTTAGAGAAGATATTTTTTATATTCTGGATTTGATCAAAACAGAAAAAATAGAATTGCTACACGTAGTACCGTCTATGCTAAAAGTATTTACCCAACAGGATGCCGCTTATTTTGCTTCCATAAAATTCGTTTTTACAGCAGGAGAAGCACTTTTTTGGAAAGATGTCTATCAATGGAAAGAGAAAATTAATAGTACGGCATTAATAACAAATTTATATGGTCCTTCTGAGACCACACTCGCCAAATTCTTTTATACAATTACAGAACCTATAGAAAAGAACTGGGAGCAGATAGTACCACTTGGAAAACCTTTGCCAGATACACAAGTATATATTTATGCAAACAACCAAATTTGCAAAGAAGGAGAAACAGGGGAAATAATGATAAGTACCGACTATCGATCTAATGGGTATTTATTTAACGATGAATTAAATAATGAAAAATTTGTAACCATCAAAATAGAAGAGAAAACGGTCAACGTATATGCAACTGGTGATTTAGGCTTTCTTAAAAATGGCTATCTTCATTTTGCTGGCAGAAAAGACAGACAGGTAAAGATATACGGCAACCGGGTTGAATTGCTGGAAGTAGAAACAGTCTTAGCTGGCATTAAAGAAATAGAGGAATGTGCTGTTTTATTTATTGAAAACGCTGATAATCAAATTCTTATTGCCTTTTATACTGCAAAAAGCGGGCTGCAAGAGGAAACCGTCACAAATTATCTGAAAAGCTTTTTGCCAAACTACATGATTCCCCATTCTATAGTCTATATCCATGAAATACCTTTGAATACCAATGGGAAAAAGGATTATAGAAAATTACTTGAGATTTACAATCAAAAAAATCATAAGAGTGCTGTTAGTACCGATAGCCAAACTGATTTAAAAAACAAAGTATATGCTATTATACAGAAATATGCTTTTGTAACAACTATAAAAGAAGACGATACTTTTATGAAACTAGGGGTCAGCTCGCTGAAATCCATACAGATTCTTTCGAATTTCTATAAGGAATTCAAAGTGAAAATACCACTAGTATTTATTTTGAATAATAAAATTAAGGACATCGTTAATTTCATAAGCGATTCTCTTTCCACTAATACCACAGTAGAGGTAGAAGATAAAAAGGAAGATTATTCTTTTCTTGTGAGCCCTAATCAAAGACAAATGTTGATTGCCACGATGTATAGCAAAGAATCAAATTTGGCTTATAATGTTTTACTTGCTTTCAGAATAAAAGGCAATCTTGATGAGGTGAAATTAACAAACTACGTCAATCACTTGGTACAATCTAATGAAATATTCCGAACAACTTATACTTATTCAAATAATTCATTCCAGCAAAAAATATTGCCTAAGGAAGGGAAATACCAAGTATACGAAAAAATAGAAATAAATGAAACGAATATTGAGGATTATTTAAAAGAGGAGTTGAATACAGAATTTGAATTATTTAACGATTCGCTTCCCTTAAAAATTTCCCTATTACAAGTAGGTCAAAATGACTTCGTACTGGTATTTAAAACTCATCACGTTACTGTTGATATACAGGCATTGGCACAGATCAAAAATGACTTTATGAATTATTATCATAACGGAGTTATGAAAACGACCAATCCCACACTTGAATACATTCATTTTACACAACACTATAACCATCTGTTAAATAGTCAGGTTGCCTCTAAAACTAAAGATTTTTGGAAAGGTAAATTTATGAACAAATTCAATTTCGAATTGCCATCCGATTTTAAAAGAATGAACGCAAGGGATTTTGGAGGAAAGAACGTATCACTTGATCTTGGAGAATCGCTCAGTAAAAAAATACTGGCTTTTAACAAGGAAAACAGTGTTTCCCTTTTCATGCTTTATTCAAGTACACTTTCCTTGTTTTTCAGAAACTATTCCAAATCAAATGAGATTATATTCGGTATACCTATGACATTGCGGGATATGGGAGAGACCTACAATGATACCGTTGGTTTTTTTGTCAATACTCTTCCTGTTAAATTTATTATTGATGAAAATAAGCAATTTAAAGAGTATTTGCAGGACAGGATTAATGATTTGCTCGACTACTACGAAAATAAATTCTATCCTTTTTCACAGATCGTTGAAGACATTAATTATCGCCACGAATTGAATCGGAATCCTGTATTTAACTATATGGTGGTTGGAATTGAAAGTGAATCCTATAGCAAAAATGAGAAAGATGAAACAGATCTCGAAATTGAAGCTTTAGAATCAAACGACTATACAACCAAATTTGATTTAACCTTTATGGTCATTCGCCATGACGATACCATTTCATTAAAAATGGAATATGATGTATCGCTTTATAAAGAAGAAACTGCAGTATTCTTTTTGGAACAAATTAAAAATGCAATGGCTCAAGCAGTAGAAAATAGTAACTTGTCTATCAACGATATAAAGTTTGACCATCGGGAATTTGCACATTCGGCACTACGTTCGGAAATGCCTGCGGTAACTGTACCTGCAGAAGTAAAAACGATAATTCAAACCGCCATGAGCAGTATCGAAACCTTATTATATTTGATATGGAAAAAGATTCTTGAACATGGGGATATAGAAATTACGCAGGATTTCTTTGAAGTAGGAGGGACTTCCATAAAAGCAATCAGTATTATTACTCAAATTAATGAAGAATTCAAAACCAAATTCACTTTGGTAGATTTTTATTTACATCCAACCATAAAAGAATTTGCAGAACTTCTGAATACCAAAGGGCAATCAAATAAAGATTATCAGCTCGACCTAGAAAAAGAAGCTATTTTTACAAAAACGTATGATTTTCCAACACAAGAATTTGTGGCTACTAAAGCCCCTAATATTTTATTGACTGGAGCAACGGGTTATGTAGGTTGCTATTTGATACGTGAATTGTTCAACTATGATCTGGGCAAATTATACTGCTTGGTGCGTTGCGATTCTGAAAAAGAAGGTTTTGTTAGACTAAAGCAGAATTTAGCAGGTAAGGGATTATGGCAGGATAGTTATGAAAATCGTATTGTAATTGTTAAAGGTGATATTTCCCAACCAAGATTGGGTATAGATAGTGCTATCTACGAAGAGTTGTCTAATGATGTAAATCTTGTACTACATAATGCAACTTTTATGAACCACGTTTTACACTACGATGTATTAAAACGTGCTAATGTGAATGGAATGGAGGAAATATTTCAATTTTGTTTGAATAAAAAGAAAAAGAAATTGCATTATGTTTCCACAACCTCTGTATTTAACATGCTGACCTACAACAAGGAAGTAATTGTCGATGAATCCAGTAGTATTGCCAATGAGAAACACTATAATTCCCTTGGTTATAAAGCCAGTAAATGGGTAGCAGAAAGACTTGTAGAAAAAGCAGTAGAAAAATTTGACATTCCCATTGTTACTCATCGTGTAGGTCTGGTATTATGGGATTCTGAAAACAAAACACACGATGGTTCAAATCAGTGGTTGAAACAGTATTTGGAAAGTTGTGCCATTTTGGGTATCTATCCTGATTATGACAGGGTGAAATACTTAACTATCTCAGTAAATGTGTTGGTTAAAAATATGTGCTATTTTTTAAATAAGGATTATATCTCCGGGATAGATAAATACACTGTTTTGCATCATTTCACAAAACAACAATCGCCAAAAGATTTAGTAATTGATTATTACGGAGAAGATATTGATAAATTGACTTGTGTAGATGAGGAAGAGTGGTTAAATACAGCAAGAAAAGAAGTGTTACCTATTTCGTGGAGGTTACCGTTTTTTGATATTGATCAAGATGATATTGTTGATTTAGGAGACAAGGTTCGTATTATATTGAATGAAAAAACTCTAGAATTACTAAAAAGAGAAGATATAATTTTACAAGAAAATTAA
- a CDS encoding class I SAM-dependent methyltransferase produces the protein MSEIKNYDRERASQYDNESEFDKGNRSIHVLLLKDIFSFYKMNPVHCIELGCGTGFFTKVLVESFPEMKCILVDGSVDMLNVAKSKFLEKPNIYYRQAWLQNIDWQSIPSNDLVFSALTIHHLKDTEKFDLYKKIYENMTIGGKFIYFDQFKIDHGEGDLLIEYLACRDIQARLIAEMQLDFMIDELEIDTIIANDRRAKASENDKEALISTTIDQLKTLGFKSVNIVYQEFRFFSIIAIK, from the coding sequence ATGAGTGAAATTAAAAATTATGACAGGGAGAGAGCCAGTCAATATGACAACGAGTCCGAGTTCGATAAAGGAAATAGAAGTATCCACGTTTTATTGTTGAAAGATATATTCAGTTTCTATAAAATGAATCCGGTTCATTGTATAGAATTAGGTTGTGGTACAGGTTTTTTTACAAAGGTACTGGTAGAATCGTTTCCGGAGATGAAGTGTATACTTGTAGATGGTTCTGTAGATATGTTAAATGTAGCAAAAAGTAAGTTTTTAGAAAAACCGAATATCTACTATCGACAGGCTTGGCTTCAAAATATAGATTGGCAATCCATTCCAAGCAATGATCTTGTTTTCTCGGCTTTAACCATCCATCATTTAAAAGATACCGAAAAATTTGATCTGTATAAAAAAATCTATGAGAATATGACTATTGGCGGGAAGTTTATCTATTTCGATCAGTTTAAAATCGATCATGGCGAAGGGGATTTGTTAATCGAATACCTAGCTTGCCGAGATATTCAAGCTCGATTGATAGCTGAAATGCAGTTAGATTTTATGATTGATGAATTAGAAATAGACACCATTATTGCAAACGACCGTAGAGCTAAAGCTAGTGAAAACGACAAAGAAGCTTTGATTAGTACCACCATAGATCAGCTCAAAACACTAGGATTCAAATCGGTTAACATAGTATACCAAGAATTTCGATTCTTCTCAATAATAGCCATTAAATAA
- a CDS encoding GNAT family N-acetyltransferase: MNLTYREGTKNDLEGLKALGILSYGQFKDDLSEKNWNKMDSILRLDENYLKLLDISTCFICLDGEQLVGMAYLVHNGNPTDIFQADWSYIRMVGVNPNYAGQGIGKKLTQMCIDLAKKTDEKIIALHTSEFMHAARHIYESLGFEIVKEIEPLFEKKYWLYHLNIN, translated from the coding sequence ATGAATTTAACTTATAGAGAAGGTACTAAAAATGACCTTGAAGGACTTAAAGCTCTCGGAATTTTAAGTTATGGGCAATTTAAAGACGATTTGTCTGAAAAAAACTGGAACAAAATGGATTCCATTCTAAGACTGGATGAAAATTATTTAAAACTACTTGATATTTCAACCTGCTTTATCTGCTTAGATGGAGAACAGTTGGTAGGGATGGCTTATTTGGTACATAACGGAAATCCTACTGATATTTTTCAGGCAGATTGGTCTTACATACGTATGGTGGGGGTAAATCCTAATTATGCTGGGCAGGGTATAGGGAAAAAACTCACGCAAATGTGTATTGATTTAGCAAAAAAAACGGATGAAAAAATTATAGCTCTACATACTTCCGAATTTATGCATGCTGCCAGACATATATATGAAAGTTTGGGTTTTGAAATTGTCAAGGAAATTGAACCTCTCTTCGAAAAAAAATATTGGCTATATCATTTAAATATTAATTGA